From a single Nocardioides sp. dk884 genomic region:
- a CDS encoding tetratricopeptide repeat protein yields MDESFEELQAPPVVFPGQRGHEAAYSTAHDLLSRRAPVEALEVIEPALAEEPTNTGLRSLRAWAFLIRAQLGRAEEELKSLVADNPDDDWARHALGRALERQSRFAEALPHLRLAAAMSGEPEHETAVLRVERRLAEIGERSYDDLA; encoded by the coding sequence ATGGACGAGTCGTTCGAGGAGCTCCAGGCCCCGCCGGTGGTGTTCCCGGGCCAGCGCGGCCACGAGGCGGCGTACAGCACCGCCCACGACCTGCTGTCGCGCCGCGCGCCGGTGGAGGCCCTCGAGGTGATCGAGCCGGCCTTGGCCGAGGAGCCCACCAACACCGGGCTGCGCTCGCTGCGGGCGTGGGCCTTCCTGATCCGCGCCCAGCTCGGGCGTGCCGAGGAGGAGCTCAAGTCCCTGGTCGCCGACAACCCCGACGACGACTGGGCGCGCCACGCGCTGGGTCGAGCGTTGGAGCGTCAGTCGCGCTTCGCCGAGGCGCTGCCGCACCTGCGCCTCGCGGCCGCGATGAGCGGCGAGCCCGAGCACGAGACCGCGGTGCTGCGGGTGGAGCGGCGTCTCGCCGAGATCGGCGAGCGCTCGTACGACGACCTGGCCTGA
- a CDS encoding DUF4011 domain-containing protein: protein MAGQVRIDVRTWEFVSFAMAHNSVDFVKGVKVSGLPDDLDTVSVSITLTDRGALLSRPYEVELAVVDGAGSFAPSVSLEAAAMWAVEEDRVGEVTVKVDCEGQTLGEVTQSIDVVSPRSWRYVEDQPELTHELLGSYVMPNDPAVTALVAEARVLLEERTGSSATQGYQAGEKRVDEIVEAIWDAARGRGIAYSNPPASWSHEQKIRTPEEVLVGRAGTCLDTTVVLAAALESVGINSTLWLLRGHAFLGVWRSALDDFRPMNIGMPATVDVSGLKNLIDIGSMRILETTRVAGGETSASFDHEDHRKAVITYLSGDLSQVDGVVDVYACRKSRILPLPATRHRADGVVEVVEYRSEMHSGQHFVSEGAQPEDQAGIDARGRAIPPRVQRWKNNLLDLSLRNKLINFTETGTVALAVPDGALPHVEDLLNAGKPVTLLPSDGHDHIQKARGVQFGAHLPQDQLHEFLAKGQLFTPVSSDGYLARFRGLAYKAKTIVEETGANNLYLALGSLNWSIAPKQGGVRRSVRSPLILVPVTLVAGRRAGHYQLILDEAGASTPNFCLIEKLRQEEKLSIPGLENPIEDEHGIDLAATFDAVRKAIAENGLGFHVDETADLAILQFAKFRLWKDLDESWEQLAEAPLVRHMIETPGTAYRDPAAVRNLGDLDELDATCPIPADSSQLEAIAAAVAGKTFVLEGPPGTGKSQTITNMLARTIADGKRVLFVAEKRAALDVVSARLASIGLSPFCLDLHDKSSKPAAVRAQILQALDLAPVTDEQGFNVQRQDLQTSARALDLYAKRLHETNPSGLSYYSARTQALALGEETPALPVPTEALARLTGEVAADLRHRLGRFNETADLAGPRPHHPWGFVQRPGVVVDDLKAAVRRADATSQRLAETPGVLGGVLNAASSSADLQVLHLVITGPAVGLHDLDEVRTRSWAERRARYEQLLASFTAASHPGLDRANPQALDLPLEDLRAEVAAAVESGFFGRSKRLAAALAPLTPHLSAAPKRKEALPLVEALLETRNRSAQLSPDVHALPGLRAPVRWNPWDPTTMEQLQGQMEWLISVASAIDPDKVARDPFAEALRSFIKADVTVATATQEDVAELVLALDLLRRSAPGADLASWLNGAPLLRTWLQGTAARESGTEHSVALTRWVEHLKALEPLHAVGLTEAAAHLREGVVSADLAARALERGIAETALLERRSATGLDVFDAGAHNMSVARFAVSSASVRDHLRTVIPQQIVAARPFSANAERGQISDLRRQLGRQRGGMKVRALLDKYGDLITQLLPCVLVSPDSVARFFPVGAQSFDLVVFDEASQIRVADAVGAIGRAQAVVVVGDSKQMPPTSVAESLVEEQDVAQQLDGYQLAPDDESILDEARNTGLVARSLTWHYRSRDEALIAFSNEHYYDSKLSSFPTPPPVLDAHGRPTAGLSFVRVDGGTFLRSGRGKSLRTNPKEAAAIVEEIRRRFALSPERLPSIGVVTFNAQQRTLIETLLRDGSDERIIEALDTTNGEGLFVKNLENVQGDERDVILFSVAFSKNEKGVLPLNFGPLGLERGERRLNVAVTRARQQVIIYCSFDPSDLRADDTKHLGIKHLKNYLELAQRGTEALASTSSRAVVDRHRDELATALRSRGLAVSTDLGLSDFKIDLALASAATPDQPAVAVLLDGEGWARRRTVGDRDGLPVAVLGKMMRWQSVERVWLPEWLRDREAVLDRLVDAVRRVGAGEATPALVPDPTPAPDPVVTLPAAASAPGTVSVPSAAGGTASPPYAASTVTAKPRITAMTDTLDGATPYRRWTPRQAGDVSWLDNLDDPRARTYVSNVIASILEEESPVRLPRLGKLTATAFGLSRVSAARIEAISRLVPAAQRDSFGFAWSAPADLSTFAGFRTAGSDDPRVLDEIHPLEVVNAMVAISRAAWGITEDDLYVETLAQFGWKRRTAPAVALLRSTLEMALRDQLLVRDNADLIRAGG from the coding sequence GTGGCAGGTCAGGTCCGCATCGACGTCCGGACGTGGGAGTTCGTGAGCTTCGCGATGGCGCACAACTCCGTGGACTTCGTGAAGGGTGTCAAGGTCTCCGGGTTGCCCGACGACCTCGACACCGTCTCGGTGTCCATCACGCTGACCGACCGCGGCGCCCTGCTCAGCCGCCCCTACGAGGTAGAGCTTGCTGTCGTCGACGGGGCGGGGTCCTTTGCGCCGTCGGTGAGCCTCGAAGCGGCTGCGATGTGGGCCGTCGAGGAAGACCGCGTCGGGGAGGTGACCGTCAAGGTCGACTGCGAGGGGCAGACCCTCGGCGAGGTCACGCAGTCGATCGACGTCGTCAGTCCGCGCTCGTGGCGCTACGTCGAGGATCAGCCGGAACTCACCCACGAGCTCTTGGGCTCCTATGTCATGCCGAACGACCCTGCTGTCACCGCGCTCGTCGCCGAGGCGCGGGTCTTGCTGGAGGAACGTACTGGCAGCTCGGCGACCCAGGGCTACCAGGCTGGGGAGAAGCGGGTCGACGAGATCGTCGAGGCGATCTGGGACGCCGCGCGGGGTCGAGGGATCGCGTACAGCAACCCGCCCGCGAGTTGGTCACACGAGCAGAAGATCCGCACCCCGGAGGAGGTCCTCGTCGGGCGGGCCGGCACGTGCCTCGACACCACCGTCGTCCTCGCGGCCGCGCTTGAGTCCGTCGGCATCAACAGCACCCTCTGGCTGCTCCGGGGGCATGCGTTCCTCGGGGTCTGGCGCAGCGCGCTCGATGACTTCAGGCCCATGAACATCGGGATGCCCGCCACCGTCGATGTTTCGGGATTGAAGAACCTGATCGATATCGGCTCGATGCGGATCCTGGAGACGACTCGCGTCGCCGGCGGTGAGACCAGTGCCTCTTTCGACCACGAAGACCACCGCAAGGCGGTCATCACCTACCTGTCCGGCGACCTGTCCCAGGTCGATGGCGTCGTGGATGTCTACGCCTGTCGGAAGAGCAGGATCCTTCCGCTTCCGGCCACCCGTCACCGCGCCGACGGCGTCGTCGAGGTCGTCGAGTATCGCTCGGAGATGCATTCCGGACAGCACTTCGTATCGGAGGGCGCGCAACCAGAGGACCAAGCAGGCATCGATGCGCGCGGCCGCGCGATCCCGCCCCGGGTCCAGCGGTGGAAGAACAACCTGCTCGACCTCAGCCTGCGCAACAAGCTGATCAACTTCACGGAGACAGGCACTGTCGCGCTCGCGGTACCGGACGGCGCGCTGCCTCACGTCGAAGACCTGCTCAACGCCGGCAAGCCGGTCACGCTGCTGCCGTCGGATGGCCATGACCACATCCAGAAGGCCCGGGGTGTCCAGTTCGGGGCGCACCTGCCGCAGGACCAGCTACACGAATTCCTCGCCAAGGGACAGTTGTTCACTCCGGTCAGCAGCGATGGCTACCTGGCACGGTTCCGGGGCTTGGCGTACAAGGCGAAGACCATCGTCGAGGAGACCGGCGCCAACAACCTCTATCTGGCGCTCGGCTCGCTGAACTGGTCCATAGCTCCCAAGCAGGGTGGGGTACGCCGTTCTGTAAGGTCGCCGCTCATCCTGGTGCCGGTGACTCTGGTCGCCGGCCGGCGTGCGGGGCACTACCAGCTGATCCTGGACGAGGCCGGTGCGAGCACGCCGAACTTCTGTCTGATCGAGAAGTTGAGGCAGGAGGAGAAGCTGTCCATTCCCGGCCTCGAGAATCCGATTGAGGACGAGCACGGGATCGACCTGGCTGCCACCTTCGACGCCGTGCGAAAGGCGATCGCCGAGAACGGACTCGGATTCCACGTCGACGAGACGGCGGACCTCGCGATCTTGCAGTTCGCCAAGTTCCGGCTGTGGAAGGACCTCGACGAGAGCTGGGAACAGCTGGCCGAGGCTCCGCTGGTCAGGCACATGATCGAGACCCCTGGGACGGCCTACCGCGACCCTGCCGCTGTCCGGAATCTCGGTGACCTCGACGAGCTGGACGCAACCTGCCCGATCCCGGCCGACAGCTCGCAGCTCGAGGCGATCGCCGCTGCCGTCGCGGGAAAGACCTTCGTCCTCGAGGGACCTCCGGGCACCGGCAAGTCGCAGACGATCACCAACATGCTCGCGCGAACGATCGCTGACGGGAAGCGCGTGCTGTTCGTCGCGGAAAAGCGCGCGGCCCTCGACGTCGTGAGCGCCCGCCTTGCTTCGATCGGGCTCAGCCCGTTCTGTCTGGACCTGCATGACAAGTCCAGCAAGCCGGCCGCTGTCCGTGCCCAGATCTTGCAGGCGCTCGACCTCGCCCCGGTCACGGACGAGCAGGGATTCAACGTTCAGCGTCAGGACCTTCAGACCTCGGCACGTGCCTTGGATCTCTACGCCAAGCGCCTGCACGAGACGAACCCCTCCGGTCTGTCGTACTACTCCGCTCGAACGCAGGCGCTGGCGCTGGGGGAGGAGACGCCAGCGCTTCCCGTCCCGACCGAAGCGCTCGCACGACTGACCGGAGAGGTTGCTGCTGACCTGAGGCATCGCCTTGGCCGGTTCAACGAGACCGCGGATCTGGCTGGTCCCCGCCCGCACCACCCGTGGGGGTTCGTCCAGCGCCCCGGTGTTGTGGTGGACGACCTCAAGGCAGCAGTACGCCGTGCCGATGCGACCTCGCAGCGTCTTGCCGAGACGCCGGGTGTTCTCGGTGGCGTCCTGAACGCCGCGTCGTCCTCCGCTGATCTCCAGGTCCTGCACCTGGTGATCACCGGTCCCGCTGTCGGCCTGCATGACCTCGACGAGGTCCGGACCCGGTCCTGGGCGGAACGTCGGGCCCGGTACGAGCAGTTGCTCGCGTCGTTCACGGCGGCGTCCCACCCCGGCCTGGACCGGGCGAATCCGCAAGCGCTCGACCTGCCGCTGGAGGACCTCCGGGCCGAGGTCGCAGCCGCCGTGGAATCGGGGTTCTTCGGGCGGAGCAAGCGGCTCGCTGCAGCTCTGGCTCCGCTCACACCGCACCTGTCGGCGGCGCCGAAACGCAAGGAGGCTCTGCCGTTGGTCGAGGCGCTGCTCGAGACCCGCAACCGGTCCGCCCAGCTGTCGCCTGACGTCCATGCTTTGCCCGGGTTGCGCGCGCCGGTGCGCTGGAACCCGTGGGACCCGACCACGATGGAGCAACTTCAAGGCCAGATGGAGTGGCTGATCTCGGTGGCGAGCGCGATCGACCCGGACAAGGTCGCGAGAGACCCGTTTGCCGAAGCCTTGCGCTCGTTCATCAAAGCCGACGTGACGGTCGCGACGGCCACCCAGGAAGACGTGGCCGAGCTCGTGCTAGCGCTCGACCTCCTCCGCCGCTCGGCACCCGGTGCCGACCTCGCCAGCTGGCTGAATGGAGCACCGCTGCTGCGCACCTGGTTGCAAGGCACTGCGGCGCGTGAGTCCGGCACCGAGCACAGCGTGGCGCTCACCAGGTGGGTCGAACACCTGAAGGCGCTAGAACCGCTGCATGCGGTCGGCCTGACGGAGGCGGCTGCACATCTTCGAGAGGGCGTAGTCTCGGCAGACCTGGCAGCCAGAGCTCTCGAGCGCGGGATCGCGGAGACGGCCTTGCTCGAGCGGCGAAGTGCGACCGGGTTGGACGTGTTCGACGCAGGCGCCCACAACATGTCGGTCGCGCGCTTCGCGGTGTCCTCTGCTTCGGTCCGGGACCACCTTCGGACCGTTATCCCTCAGCAGATCGTTGCGGCGCGACCGTTCTCAGCGAACGCCGAGCGGGGACAGATCAGCGATCTACGCAGACAGCTCGGTCGGCAGCGCGGCGGGATGAAGGTCCGGGCGCTCCTGGACAAGTACGGCGACCTGATCACCCAGCTGCTTCCGTGCGTGTTGGTCAGCCCGGACTCGGTGGCAAGGTTCTTCCCTGTCGGCGCGCAGTCGTTCGACCTCGTCGTCTTCGACGAGGCGTCTCAGATTCGCGTCGCTGACGCAGTCGGTGCGATCGGGCGTGCTCAAGCCGTGGTGGTCGTGGGAGACAGCAAGCAGATGCCCCCGACCTCCGTCGCGGAGTCGCTGGTTGAAGAACAGGATGTCGCCCAGCAGCTCGACGGATACCAGCTCGCTCCTGACGACGAGAGCATTCTGGACGAGGCGCGTAACACAGGACTCGTTGCTCGCTCGTTGACGTGGCACTACCGCAGCCGTGACGAGGCACTCATCGCCTTCAGCAACGAGCACTACTACGACAGCAAGCTGTCGTCTTTCCCGACGCCGCCGCCGGTGTTGGACGCGCATGGTCGTCCGACGGCGGGGCTGAGCTTCGTCCGAGTGGACGGCGGCACGTTCCTCCGTAGCGGAAGAGGAAAGTCGTTGCGCACCAACCCGAAGGAGGCGGCGGCGATCGTCGAGGAGATCCGGCGACGATTCGCCCTGTCGCCTGAACGCCTGCCGTCGATCGGCGTCGTGACCTTCAACGCGCAGCAGCGGACCCTCATCGAGACCCTGCTTCGTGACGGGAGCGACGAGCGCATCATCGAAGCCTTGGACACCACCAACGGCGAGGGCCTCTTCGTCAAGAACCTCGAGAACGTCCAAGGCGATGAGCGGGACGTGATTCTCTTCTCTGTCGCCTTCAGCAAGAACGAGAAGGGTGTCCTGCCTCTCAACTTCGGGCCTCTCGGCCTCGAGCGGGGCGAGCGCCGTCTCAACGTGGCTGTCACCCGAGCTCGGCAGCAGGTGATCATCTACTGCTCGTTCGACCCGTCGGACTTGCGCGCTGACGACACGAAGCATCTCGGCATCAAGCACCTGAAGAACTACCTCGAACTGGCACAACGAGGGACCGAGGCCCTTGCCAGCACCTCCTCGCGAGCGGTCGTGGACCGGCACCGCGACGAACTCGCCACCGCGCTGCGCAGTCGAGGGCTGGCCGTCAGCACGGACCTGGGGCTCTCCGACTTCAAGATCGACTTGGCGCTGGCTTCCGCCGCCACGCCGGACCAGCCGGCGGTCGCTGTGCTGCTCGATGGCGAGGGCTGGGCTCGGCGAAGGACGGTCGGCGACCGAGACGGGCTCCCGGTCGCGGTGCTCGGAAAGATGATGCGGTGGCAAAGCGTTGAGCGGGTCTGGCTTCCCGAATGGCTGCGCGACCGGGAGGCAGTGCTCGACAGACTCGTCGACGCCGTCCGGCGCGTAGGTGCCGGAGAGGCGACGCCAGCGCTGGTCCCAGATCCAACCCCCGCTCCGGACCCCGTTGTGACATTGCCAGCCGCGGCTTCGGCGCCCGGCACAGTTTCGGTTCCTTCCGCAGCTGGCGGGACTGCGAGCCCGCCGTACGCAGCATCTACCGTCACGGCGAAGCCGCGTATCACTGCGATGACGGACACCTTGGACGGAGCCACGCCATACCGTCGCTGGACCCCGAGGCAGGCCGGAGACGTCAGCTGGCTCGACAACCTCGACGATCCGCGCGCGCGGACCTACGTCAGTAATGTGATCGCGTCGATCCTGGAGGAGGAGTCCCCGGTCCGACTTCCCCGGTTGGGCAAGTTGACGGCGACCGCATTCGGCCTGTCCCGCGTGTCTGCGGCACGGATCGAAGCGATCAGCAGACTGGTACCTGCAGCGCAGCGGGACAGTTTCGGGTTCGCGTGGAGTGCCCCGGCCGACCTGAGCACCTTCGCGGGCTTCCGGACGGCGGGCAGTGACGATCCGCGCGTGCTGGATGAGATCCATCCTCTGGAGGTCGTGAATGCTATGGTCGCGATCAGCCGGGCGGCCTGGGGAATCACCGAGGACGATCTTTACGTCGAGACGCTCGCCCAGTTCGGCTGGAAGCGGCGGACTGCGCCAGCCGTCGCGCTGCTCCGATCGACTCTCGAGATGGCGCTGCGGGACCAGCTGTTGGTCCGGGACAACGCTGACCTGATCCGGGCAGGCGGGTAG
- a CDS encoding MarR family winged helix-turn-helix transcriptional regulator, with protein MSDLPGSPPFSPTVMLLTVARVWDAAYAEALKPLGLTTRKYGLLGHVRGTPGISFSELARRSRITVQSAHTAVAAFVTAGLVDDGTAHAGSASTLRVTAAGEELLARAAEVVARLDEEFAGRHPGLTEALAAEWRGIVDEQG; from the coding sequence ATGTCCGACCTGCCTGGATCGCCGCCGTTCAGCCCGACCGTCATGCTCCTGACCGTCGCCCGGGTCTGGGACGCGGCGTACGCCGAGGCGCTCAAGCCGCTGGGCCTGACCACCCGCAAGTACGGACTGCTGGGTCATGTCCGCGGCACCCCGGGGATCTCGTTCAGCGAGCTGGCCCGGCGCTCGCGGATCACCGTGCAGAGTGCGCACACCGCCGTCGCGGCCTTCGTCACCGCCGGGCTCGTGGACGACGGGACGGCGCATGCCGGGTCTGCCTCGACCCTGCGGGTGACGGCCGCGGGGGAGGAGCTGCTGGCCCGCGCCGCTGAGGTGGTGGCTCGGCTGGACGAGGAGTTCGCGGGGCGGCACCCGGGGTTGACCGAGGCGCTGGCGGCCGAGTGGCGCGGGATCGTGGACGAACAGGGCTGA
- a CDS encoding DNA-binding response regulator yields the protein MTHDPKRPLRLAIVDDYAVVVAGVAAFLADERIDVVETGASTPVVSDVDVVLYDTFAQVQGTGIDLEDFVRDSDAYVVVYSWNLDHELIRKAIAAGARGYLSKVLTGPQIVAALERVVRGEIVILPGDEESSVEGDGDWPGRSAGLSPREAEVIALITQGLSNQEIAARVFLSINTVKTYIRTAYQKIGVTRRSQAVLWGMQNGFQPDTLRTIDSDLVLRTSRRFRGPER from the coding sequence GTGACTCACGACCCAAAGCGCCCGTTACGCCTCGCGATCGTCGACGACTACGCGGTGGTGGTGGCGGGGGTCGCGGCGTTCCTGGCAGACGAGCGGATCGACGTGGTCGAGACCGGCGCGTCGACGCCGGTTGTCTCGGACGTCGACGTTGTGCTGTACGACACGTTCGCCCAGGTGCAGGGCACCGGGATCGACCTCGAGGACTTCGTACGCGACAGCGACGCCTATGTGGTGGTCTACAGCTGGAACCTCGATCACGAGCTGATCCGGAAGGCGATCGCAGCGGGCGCACGGGGCTACCTGTCCAAGGTGCTGACCGGGCCGCAGATCGTGGCAGCCCTGGAGCGGGTCGTCCGCGGCGAGATCGTCATCCTCCCCGGCGACGAGGAGTCGAGCGTCGAGGGCGACGGCGACTGGCCCGGACGCTCGGCCGGGCTGTCACCGCGCGAAGCGGAGGTCATCGCGCTGATCACTCAGGGGCTGAGCAACCAAGAGATCGCCGCGAGGGTGTTCCTGAGCATCAACACGGTGAAGACCTACATCCGTACGGCGTACCAGAAGATCGGGGTCACCCGGCGTTCGCAGGCGGTTCTGTGGGGCATGCAGAACGGGTTCCAGCCGGACACGTTGCGTACCATCGACTCCGACCTCGTGCTGCGCACCAGTCGCCGCTTCCGGGGACCTGAGCGCTAG
- a CDS encoding GntR family transcriptional regulator: MPSARDTVYAALRARLLEGHYSRDVSLIPQALSEEFQVSRTPVREALALLERDGLLVSTSRGFTVRQRPDEEMLEIFEVRGILESSAAFAAATRRSPMDLARLQELADRARRESDPAAQRRLFNLFHDCVRDAAHNTTISTLVDTLSAQIKLAAPWKTDESDEGLARSMAEHDKILAAIVAGDGEQARAHMLEHLAHDRDNRISQLVAKIAEQPERD, from the coding sequence GTGCCTAGCGCGCGCGACACCGTCTACGCGGCCCTGCGGGCGCGCCTCCTGGAGGGCCACTACTCCCGCGACGTCTCGCTGATCCCGCAGGCGCTGAGCGAGGAGTTCCAGGTATCCCGGACCCCGGTCCGTGAGGCCCTCGCCCTGCTGGAGCGGGACGGTCTGCTGGTCTCCACCTCGCGCGGGTTCACCGTTCGCCAGCGCCCCGACGAGGAGATGCTGGAGATCTTCGAGGTCCGCGGGATCCTGGAGTCGAGCGCGGCGTTCGCGGCCGCCACCCGGCGCAGCCCGATGGACCTGGCCCGGTTGCAGGAGCTCGCCGACCGTGCGCGCCGCGAGTCCGATCCCGCGGCTCAGCGTCGACTGTTCAACCTCTTCCACGACTGCGTCCGCGACGCCGCGCACAACACGACGATCTCCACGCTGGTGGACACCCTCAGCGCCCAGATCAAGCTGGCGGCACCGTGGAAGACCGATGAGTCCGACGAGGGCCTCGCGCGCTCCATGGCGGAGCACGACAAGATCCTGGCCGCGATCGTCGCCGGCGACGGCGAGCAGGCGCGCGCGCACATGCTCGAGCACCTCGCCCACGACCGGGACAACCGGATCAGCCAGCTGGTCGCGAAGATCGCCGAGCAGCCCGAGCGCGACTGA